The segment CCATGACAGCCTGACCGAACTGCTACCCGGCACAACGCCCGGCCCACATGCGGCCAAACTGGTGATCGGCGTCGGAACCGGCATGAACGCGGCCCCCGTTTTCCGACTGGGCGGGCAGACTTTGGTACCGCCGTCGGAATCGGGCCACATCACCCTGCCCCTTCAGAATGACGAAGAGTTACGGCTGATGGATTTCATCGCCCGCAAACACGGCACTCCCGGGGTCGAGGATGTCCTGTCGGGCCGCGGCTTCGAACGGGTCTATGCCTGGCTTTGCGAAGAGGATGGCGGCGCAGAGCCGCTCGACGCTGCTGCGATCATGCAGGCGGTCGAGTCGGGGACAAATCCGCGGGCCGAACGGGCGGTGCAGGTCTTTACCCGCATCCTTGGCCGGGTCGCGGGCAATCTGGCGCTGGTCATGCTGCCCTTCGGCGGCATTTACCTGATCGGTGGCGTGGTCCGGCATTTTGGCCCGCACCTTTTGCGGATGGGATTTGCCGAAGCGTTCGCCGACAAGGGCCGGTTCGGCCCCTTTATGGCGCAGTTCCCTGTTCACTTAGTGACTGATGATTATGCAGCTCTCACCGGATCGGCGGGACATCTGGCAGAAATACTGGCGCAAGACGGCTAACCCCTCGCCAAGGCGGGTCATCGGCTCAATAATAAGTCAGATGCACAGGAGGCGGGCGGAGCGCCCGCGCTGAACAGTTGCCAAGCACGCAGAGCGCCTGTTAGCGATAACGAAACCCCAACGGAAACCACCACGGGACGGAATTTACGATGAATATGGTCAGCAGAAACACCCTTACCGCGGAACAGTTTCGCGATGCGATCTTGAAGCACCTGACCTATGCGCTGGGCAAGGATCCCGGCCATGCGCAGGTGCAGGATTGGCGCATGGCGCTGTCCCTGGCCGTGCGCGACCAGATCGTGGACAGCTGGTTTGCAGCCACGCGAAAGACCTA is part of the Puniceibacterium sp. IMCC21224 genome and harbors:
- a CDS encoding glucokinase, giving the protein MAEQSDLIAVVADIGGTNTRVALTRGTQVLRDTARRYSNADHSGLHEVLTDYLGQQSVTPEAACVAMAGPVRDGVGRLTNLDWTVDRDMIRDATSARTVAVLNDLQAQGHAVDLLGHDSLTELLPGTTPGPHAAKLVIGVGTGMNAAPVFRLGGQTLVPPSESGHITLPLQNDEELRLMDFIARKHGTPGVEDVLSGRGFERVYAWLCEEDGGAEPLDAAAIMQAVESGTNPRAERAVQVFTRILGRVAGNLALVMLPFGGIYLIGGVVRHFGPHLLRMGFAEAFADKGRFGPFMAQFPVHLVTDDYAALTGSAGHLAEILAQDG